The DNA sequence GATTTATTTTTGAGTAAGATATTTTTATGCCCATATCATTCTCAAAATCTTTAAGATGTTTTTTTGTTTGCATATATTTTTTCATAGTACTTTTAGAAACCTGAGTTGATTTAGCTGAAATGAAATCGTCAAAATCATCAAAAAAGTTTCGTGTTTTATTTGAAAATGCTGTCTTTATTTCTTGAGCAATATCATCAAAATCTGCATTAAAATTTCTAATTTTTGAGTCTCGAATAATTTCTCTAATTCTATTTTCATACATATTTAAGTAATTATTGAGTCCGTACAACATTCCTTTCATCATTTTATCTTTTGTTTTTAATTCATTTGCTCTATGCTGATTAACATCCCAAAATTCTGGTTGAATCTTTTCTCCAGTATTTAATGGTAATGTCCTATTCTTTTCCCTAATAAAACACCAAATAGTATGTTTCCCAGTTCTATTTTTTTTCTGTTCAAGGTAAAATTTAATATTCATCTTAGTCTTCTTTTTTCAATAAATAAAGATATTGTTTAGACAATTCAATATCAATTATTCTTACAATATTCTTACAAAAATATGCGATAATAAAAGATATTTATAAGATTATAAAAGAAATCAAAAAATATAATATTAGGTATAACGTATTATAAAATAATAAGTTAACAAATAAATAAAGAAATGATGAATAGCTAGAAAAATAATAAAATATAGTAGGTACAACTCCCGCCACCTCCACTAAATATAAATAAAAACAATAACTTATAAACTCTCCACACAAATTAAACACAAAAAGTATCAAAAAAAAAGCCGAACAAAGTCCGGCTTTTCATTAAATAATATTACTTCATAAGTATCATTTTCTTTGTTGCAACATAATTACCTGCTTCAATATGATAGAAATAAATTCCACTTGCATAATTTGTTGCATTAAATTGAACCGAGTATTTTCCCGCGTCTTGTTCCTCGTTTACTAATTGAGCAACTTCTCTTCCAAGAACATCAAATACACTTAACTTAACTATTGTTTTCTCTGGAATTTGATATTTGATGGTAGTTGATGGATTAAATGGATTTGGATAATTACCTACTAGTTCAGTATAATAAAAAATATTTTCATTTTCTAAATTTTCATTACTTTTTAATATTGAAATCCTTCCATTTGTTGTAAAAGCAAATATTGCATTAGATGGTGAACATGGAAACCACCCAATATAATCACCAGGGGCAAAACCACCACCATAAGGTGATCCAACACCACCATCCTCATATATTTGATAGCAATATGTTTCTAATATAGCCGAATTTCCAACTATGCTACCTGGAACCAAATCACACCAAGGCATCGAATAGGTAGGGCTGGATGCCCAACCAGTAGTTCTAGAACCTCTTCCCCAAATATACATATCTGCTGTATAAGCTGGATAAAAAGTTACAGTTTTTCTTACATTATATCTAATATACCAATATATACCATCAGGTAATCCAGTAGCTCCATAAATTTGTCCTCGAATAATATTGTCAATGCTATATATTGTGCCACCTGTTGCTGTTGCTTGATTGGTCAAATATGGTGATCCTAATCGTTGTAATGCTTTGTATGCATTTACTCTACCTGTCCCATATTCTTGATCCCATCCAGTTGCTCCCTTGTCATCTGTTGAAATTCGAATAAGTTTTTCTATATCATCATTATCTAAATATGATTTATAACCTTTTATTAGAGATGCAATTCCAGCAACAACTGGAGTAGCCATGGAAGTTCCAGCCATATTTTCATAACTGTTACTACCAAAGGTTGACCAAATATCATGCCCATTTCTATAAGTCCAGCTATTAATTCCACCTGGTGCAACAACATCAATATGATTACCGGTTTGTGAATATGGGGATCTTTCGTCTTCATCTGTGGTTGCTCCTACAGCAGTAATTCCTTGCCCATATGCAGCTGGATACATAGTTGAATTACCTGATTCATAAGAATTACCCATTGCAACGGTTGCAACTCTATTCATTTTATAAGCATGTGCAAAAGCAAGTCTTATGGTTGTATTAAAAGTTGTTCCCCCCCAACTATGATTTTGTATTTGGATGCCAGCATTAGCTGCAGCAATAATTTTATCTGACGCATTCTGGTCCCCTAAGTAGGAACCGTATCCATCGAAAATCTGCCTAGATTCGATT is a window from the Ignavibacteriota bacterium genome containing:
- a CDS encoding S8 family peptidase — encoded protein: MSDPTYSQQWHLNNTGQSSGNIDADIDAPEAWQIFKGSSSVKIGIFDTGVSLNHEDLSGKASGDNRSSAGSEPYQSHGTHVAGIATAKADNSYGGRGVDWNAKIESRQIFDGYGSYLGDQNASDKIIAAANAGIQIQNHSWGGTTFNTTIRLAFAHAYKMNRVATVAMGNSYESGNSTMYPAAYGQGITAVGATTDEDERSPYSQTGNHIDVVAPGGINSWTYRNGHDIWSTFGSNSYENMAGTSMATPVVAGIASLIKGYKSYLDNDDIEKLIRISTDDKGATGWDQEYGTGRVNAYKALQRLGSPYLTNQATATGGTIYSIDNIIRGQIYGATGLPDGIYWYIRYNVRKTVTFYPAYTADMYIWGRGSRTTGWASSPTYSMPWCDLVPGSIVGNSAILETYCYQIYEDGGVGSPYGGGFAPGDYIGWFPCSPSNAIFAFTTNGRISILKSNENLENENIFYYTELVGNYPNPFNPSTTIKYQIPEKTIVKLSVFDVLGREVAQLVNEEQDAGKYSVQFNATNYASGIYFYHIEAGNYVATKKMILMK